GGCCTACCGCGACACCATGGCCATGGCCAAGCGGAACCTGCTCCACATCACCCGGGTGCCGCAGCTGCTCGTCTTCACCTTCGTGCAGCCGGTCATGTTCGTGCTGCTGTTCCGCTACGTCTTCGGCGGGGCCATCCCCATCCCCGGCCTCAGCTACGTCAACTACCTGATGCCCGGCATCTTCGGCCAGACCGTGATGTTCGGCGCGGCCAACACCGCCGTGGGCCTGGCCGACGACCTCGGCACCGGCATCATCGAGCGCTTCCGCTCCCTGCCCATGGCCCGCCTGGCCGTCCTCTCCGGCCGCACGCTCGCCGACCTGGCCCGCAGCTGCGTGGTCGTGGCGGTGATGCTCGTCGTGGGCTTCGCCGTCGGCTTCCGGCCCGACGGCTCGGTCCCCGCCATCGCCCTCGGCATCCTGATCGTGCTCGGGTTCGCCTTCGGCCTCTCGTGGCTGTTCGCCAACGTCGGGCTCCGGGCCCCCAACGCCGAGGCGGCCCAGGCCGTGGCCTTCCCCATCATGTTCCCGCTGACCTTCGCCTCCTCGGCGTTCGTCCCGGTGAACTCGATGCCGGGCTGGCTCCAGGGCTTCGCCGCCAACCAGCCGGTGACCATCATCATCAACGCGGCCCGCTCGCTGATGCTCGGCCCCGAGGCCACCCAGGACCTGCAGGACGCCGGCGTGTTCACCATGTCGGGCACCAGCTACGTCATCCAGGCCCTGGTCTGGATCGT
Above is a window of Iamia majanohamensis DNA encoding:
- a CDS encoding ABC transporter permease; translated protein: MTATTAPTTPASVVAPSDGSSTEEASRLTWAYRDTMAMAKRNLLHITRVPQLLVFTFVQPVMFVLLFRYVFGGAIPIPGLSYVNYLMPGIFGQTVMFGAANTAVGLADDLGTGIIERFRSLPMARLAVLSGRTLADLARSCVVVAVMLVVGFAVGFRPDGSVPAIALGILIVLGFAFGLSWLFANVGLRAPNAEAAQAVAFPIMFPLTFASSAFVPVNSMPGWLQGFAANQPVTIIINAARSLMLGPEATQDLQDAGVFTMSGTSYVIQALVWIVVIVGVAAPLAVRRYRRTV